A window of Sutcliffiella cohnii contains these coding sequences:
- a CDS encoding Na+/H+ antiporter subunit A — MNWLLLMIFLPFIFAIIVPALYKIFNPRIHTGWFVLVVPTVIFIYLLSVVPSIYNMENILVTVPWIPSYDLNFTAYIDGLSLVFGLLIAGIGALVILYSIYYMSKLKEALHNFYVYLLLFMGAMLGLVFSDNIIILYVFWELTSISSFLLIAYWYQRKASRYGAQKSLLITVFGGLAMLAGFIMLSMMADTYSIREIWQSRMEIVSNPLFVPSMILILLGAFTKSAQFPFSIWLPDAMEAPTPISAYLHSATMVKAGIYLVARFTPVFGGSMEWFWIITIIGVTTLIYGSLTAVKQVDLKALLAYSTISQLGLIMSLLGLGSAAMYFEVGSEAEVFALAILTAIFHLINHSTFKGSLFMVVGIIDHETGTRDIRKLGGLISLMPISFTLALIGSFSMAGLPPFNGFLSKEMFFTSFLKVTQHGQFGISNIGTLLLIIIWIASVFTFIYSMILVFKTFLGKHQPEKLDKVVHEAPIGMLISPIVLASLVVIIFIFPNELLTYIMQPALIGVLPHLEGGIEGLYIKAWHGWNTELYMTIGVAVLGTLLYKTYKKWSRLFYLYPNAITLNNIYNASLVKAESTSKKITDRYMTGLIRDYLVYIMFAFIVLVGGTAWLLNGISFDMSNDAPISIYEGVLLFGIIISTLLILFTNSRLTAVIGVGALGYIVSLLFVVFRAPDLALTQLVVETVTAALFLLCFYHLPELRKQKSKVRHNTTNWIISIGVGVTVTIVALAANGNRLFEPISNYFENAYELAGAKNIVNAILVDFRGVDTLLEILVLCIAGLGVYTLVKLNLERRDRDETK; from the coding sequence ATGAATTGGTTACTTTTAATGATATTTTTACCATTTATTTTTGCGATAATAGTACCTGCACTATATAAAATATTCAACCCGCGTATACATACTGGGTGGTTTGTGTTAGTTGTGCCTACTGTTATCTTTATATATTTACTTTCCGTAGTACCTAGTATTTACAATATGGAAAACATATTAGTGACCGTTCCGTGGATTCCATCGTATGATTTGAATTTTACTGCATACATTGATGGTTTAAGTTTAGTGTTCGGATTGCTCATTGCCGGTATCGGTGCTTTGGTCATTTTATACTCCATATACTATATGTCTAAGCTAAAAGAAGCTCTACATAATTTCTATGTTTATTTGCTACTATTTATGGGGGCTATGCTAGGTTTAGTTTTTTCAGATAATATCATAATACTATATGTTTTCTGGGAATTAACAAGTATTTCATCTTTTCTACTTATTGCCTATTGGTATCAACGTAAAGCTTCTCGTTATGGAGCACAAAAATCGTTATTAATAACCGTTTTTGGTGGCTTAGCGATGTTAGCTGGTTTTATTATGCTGTCAATGATGGCTGATACGTACAGCATTCGTGAAATTTGGCAATCAAGAATGGAAATTGTATCTAATCCGTTGTTTGTACCATCTATGATTTTAATACTATTAGGTGCTTTTACAAAATCAGCACAGTTTCCATTTAGTATATGGCTACCTGATGCGATGGAAGCACCAACCCCTATTAGTGCATACCTTCACTCTGCTACGATGGTAAAAGCGGGTATATATCTTGTAGCTCGATTTACACCTGTTTTTGGTGGAAGTATGGAGTGGTTTTGGATCATCACGATTATTGGGGTAACTACTTTAATATATGGATCTCTAACTGCTGTTAAACAAGTGGATCTAAAAGCATTATTAGCATACTCCACGATTAGTCAATTAGGCTTAATTATGAGTTTATTAGGATTAGGTTCAGCAGCGATGTATTTTGAAGTGGGAAGTGAAGCGGAGGTATTTGCATTAGCAATTTTAACTGCTATTTTCCACCTTATAAATCATTCGACATTTAAAGGAAGTTTATTTATGGTCGTTGGAATTATCGATCATGAAACTGGAACGCGTGATATTAGGAAACTCGGTGGGCTTATTTCACTAATGCCTATATCTTTCACTTTAGCTTTAATAGGAAGTTTTTCCATGGCAGGGCTCCCACCATTTAATGGGTTTTTGAGTAAAGAAATGTTCTTTACAAGTTTCTTAAAGGTTACTCAGCATGGTCAGTTTGGTATTTCTAATATTGGAACGTTACTTCTAATCATTATTTGGATAGCTAGTGTATTTACATTTATTTATAGTATGATACTTGTTTTCAAAACGTTTCTTGGAAAACATCAGCCAGAGAAGCTAGACAAAGTAGTTCACGAGGCACCTATTGGAATGTTAATTTCACCAATAGTGCTAGCGAGCTTAGTAGTCATCATCTTTATTTTTCCGAATGAACTTCTAACCTATATAATGCAGCCTGCATTAATAGGTGTATTACCACATCTCGAAGGTGGTATAGAAGGGCTGTATATTAAAGCGTGGCACGGGTGGAATACAGAGTTATACATGACAATAGGTGTTGCAGTTCTCGGGACACTATTGTATAAAACGTATAAAAAGTGGTCTAGATTATTTTATTTATACCCGAATGCAATAACGTTAAATAATATTTACAATGCAAGCTTAGTAAAAGCTGAGTCAACATCTAAAAAAATTACAGATCGATACATGACAGGTCTTATAAGAGATTATTTAGTGTATATAATGTTTGCATTTATCGTTCTAGTAGGAGGTACAGCTTGGTTATTAAACGGTATCTCATTTGATATGTCTAACGATGCTCCTATTAGCATTTATGAGGGTGTGTTGCTATTTGGTATTATTATATCTACACTGCTGATTTTATTTACCAATTCTAGGCTAACTGCTGTTATTGGTGTGGGAGCACTAGGATATATTGTTTCCCTATTGTTTGTCGTGTTTAGGGCACCAGATTTGGCGCTGACACAACTTGTGGTAGAAACAGTTACTGCGGCTTTATTTTTACTTTGCTTTTATCATTTGCCTGAATTGCGTAAGCAGAAAAGTAAAGTACGTCATAACACTACGAATTGGATTATTTCTATCGGAGTAGGGGTAACAGTTACCATTGTAGCACTTGCAGCAAATGGTAATAGATTATTTGAGCCTATCTCTAACTATTTTGAAAATGCTTATGAATTAGCAGGAGCAAAAAACATAGTGAACGCAATACTTGTAGACTTTAGAGGTGTAGATACTCTGTTAGAGATATTAGTTTTATGTATCGCTGGTTTAGGTGTATATACGTTAGTGAAATTAAATCTAGAAAGGAGGGATAGAGATGAAACGAAATGA
- the mnhG gene encoding monovalent cation/H(+) antiporter subunit G: MNENMIVELVLSVLIIIGVMFTLLSALGLIRLPDIYTRSHAVSKSATLGVMCTLFAVFLFFAYYNGYFSIRLLLGIIFVFLTAPVTSHLLTRAAYSNGTELTKNSAQDDLKEYYTENEK, from the coding sequence TTGAACGAAAACATGATAGTTGAGTTAGTATTATCTGTCCTCATAATAATAGGAGTAATGTTTACTCTTTTGAGTGCTTTAGGGCTAATTCGTTTACCAGATATTTATACACGTTCTCATGCTGTTTCAAAAAGTGCGACGCTAGGTGTTATGTGTACATTATTTGCAGTTTTCTTGTTTTTTGCCTATTACAATGGTTATTTTAGTATAAGATTATTACTAGGTATTATCTTTGTATTCCTTACGGCACCAGTTACAAGTCATTTATTAACTAGAGCAGCTTATAGTAATGGTACGGAATTAACAAAGAATAGTGCTCAAGATGATTTAAAGGAATATTATACAGAAAATGAAAAGTAA
- a CDS encoding Na+/H+ antiporter subunit E, which produces MPFQIFINILIAILWMFLQNSWDTITFISGYIVGIVILYSLRRFVSDTFYLYTLFAAIKLLFVFVLELWTSSILVVKQILKPKMDITPGIFTLETDLEGELELTLLALLISLTPGSVVMEIAPDSNRMYVHAMDIPESKESVLRAQVKFEKLIKEVTR; this is translated from the coding sequence ATGCCTTTTCAAATATTTATCAATATTTTAATCGCTATATTATGGATGTTTTTACAAAACAGCTGGGACACAATTACATTTATTAGCGGATATATTGTTGGAATCGTAATTCTATACAGTTTGAGAAGATTCGTTTCTGACACTTTCTATCTATATACTTTATTTGCGGCGATCAAATTATTATTTGTTTTTGTACTGGAACTATGGACGTCCAGTATATTAGTTGTCAAACAAATTTTAAAACCAAAGATGGATATAACACCGGGTATTTTCACGTTGGAGACTGATTTAGAGGGTGAGTTAGAATTAACACTTTTAGCTTTATTGATTTCATTAACTCCTGGTTCTGTTGTTATGGAAATTGCCCCTGATTCCAATAGAATGTACGTACATGCAATGGATATTCCTGAATCGAAGGAAAGTGTTTTAAGAGCACAAGTAAAATTTGAAAAGTTGATAAAGGAGGTAACACGATAA
- a CDS encoding universal stress protein: MKKVKSRMDESILVCVYYGPNGERLIKRGAKIANMLDCPFYIVTVDPSPFDELDAEKTDYITKWKNLAEANNADEFIIKDNEKRPFAKVIGEVAREKHITQIVLGQTAQSRWEQIAKGSIINTLIREIPFIDLHIVSVARTLKEQGEMYEKGCRAYLVKEDENYLLSFKFSPHVEYEGIFFKEIGTDFNNGLFKFIKGTETIQVHVTEDIVNDKYTDLLNKDLDEKH, encoded by the coding sequence ATAAAAAAAGTAAAAAGTCGAATGGACGAAAGTATTTTAGTATGTGTTTATTATGGTCCAAACGGTGAAAGATTAATAAAAAGAGGCGCCAAAATCGCAAACATGCTTGATTGCCCATTTTATATTGTTACTGTTGATCCAAGTCCTTTTGATGAATTAGATGCAGAAAAGACGGATTACATCACAAAATGGAAAAATCTTGCTGAGGCAAATAATGCCGACGAGTTTATAATTAAAGATAATGAAAAAAGACCGTTTGCTAAAGTTATTGGTGAGGTTGCTAGAGAAAAACATATAACACAAATCGTTCTTGGCCAAACAGCACAAAGTCGCTGGGAGCAAATAGCAAAAGGTTCAATTATTAATACTTTAATACGAGAGATTCCGTTTATAGACCTTCATATCGTGTCAGTTGCAAGAACATTAAAAGAGCAAGGTGAAATGTATGAAAAAGGATGTCGGGCATATCTTGTGAAAGAAGATGAAAACTACCTTTTAAGCTTTAAATTTTCACCTCATGTCGAATATGAAGGTATTTTCTTTAAAGAGATAGGTACTGACTTCAATAACGGGTTATTTAAATTTATAAAAGGGACAGAAACAATACAAGTGCATGTAACTGAGGATATAGTTAATGACAAATATACAGATTTATTAAATAAAGATCTAGACGAAAAGCACTAA
- the ytvI gene encoding sporulation integral membrane protein YtvI — protein MLSNINPRKVLIILFTIATIVFVYINFSVFSPVLFALLTAIIFEPFIRLLKKQLKFKSRIIPVLITFLLFILTSTGVIYITLTRILKSFNEWMTLLPRYVLDIQNSIDALILKVNDLIYELPQHELVIREMNKQAEGLIDLVLKLTSHFASLVGSWLQAVPNFLFVSLVYLITLFLFSLDLPRLFRLLLSLFSEETANKMQIIFTRLGKVFMGYWKAQLIMSIGVFIITYISLLFITPKQALIMAFIIWIVDIIPLYIGPALVLIPWGLLMIILGSSATGIQLMVLAIALTIIRRIVEPKILGDSIGLAALPTILTMYFGYVFFGVLGLIFGPFVYIAMLSIKETGLFERKKQIKD, from the coding sequence TTGTTAAGTAACATTAACCCTAGAAAAGTTTTAATTATACTTTTCACCATCGCTACTATTGTATTTGTATATATTAATTTTTCTGTTTTTTCACCAGTACTTTTTGCTCTTTTAACAGCAATCATTTTTGAACCTTTTATCAGGCTGTTAAAAAAGCAGTTAAAATTTAAGAGTAGAATTATCCCAGTACTTATTACTTTTTTACTGTTTATTTTAACTAGTACGGGAGTTATTTATATTACACTCACTCGAATTTTAAAATCATTCAATGAATGGATGACACTCTTACCTAGATATGTGTTGGATATTCAAAATTCTATAGACGCATTAATTTTAAAAGTAAATGATTTAATTTATGAATTACCTCAACACGAACTAGTTATTAGAGAGATGAATAAACAAGCAGAAGGTTTAATTGATTTAGTGTTAAAATTAACATCTCATTTCGCTTCTTTAGTCGGTTCATGGCTACAAGCTGTTCCTAATTTTCTATTTGTATCTTTAGTTTATTTAATTACGTTATTTTTATTTAGCTTAGATTTACCAAGATTATTTCGATTATTACTCAGTTTGTTTAGCGAAGAAACAGCTAACAAAATGCAGATTATTTTCACTCGTCTAGGAAAGGTGTTTATGGGATATTGGAAGGCCCAGCTTATTATGAGTATTGGGGTTTTTATTATCACTTATATTAGCTTGCTATTTATCACACCGAAACAAGCTCTAATTATGGCGTTCATTATTTGGATAGTGGACATTATCCCGTTATATATTGGACCTGCGCTCGTCTTGATTCCATGGGGCTTACTTATGATTATTTTAGGTAGTTCCGCTACCGGAATTCAACTAATGGTCCTTGCCATTGCTTTAACAATTATTAGAAGAATTGTTGAACCAAAAATTTTAGGAGACTCGATCGGCCTTGCAGCCCTACCAACCATTTTAACTATGTATTTTGGGTATGTTTTCTTTGGAGTGCTGGGCCTTATTTTCGGTCCGTTTGTATATATCGCTATGTTAAGTATAAAGGAAACAGGATTATTTGAAAGGAAGAAACAAATAAAGGATTAG
- a CDS encoding Na+/H+ antiporter subunit D: MNNIVILPIIIPMITGLFLILFRRNIKLQFLLSLISLSLTGISAAYLAYQVKESGIQTVQVGGWSAPFGISMVADMFSMILVITTSVVAIAGILYASKSIEESRKRYFFYPFYLFLIVGVNGSFITGDIFNLFVCFEVMLIASYILISHGGTKIQLRETVKYVLVNIVSSALFLVGIAYLYAITGTLNMAHISMRIAEVGQDGLLTTVSIVFLVVFSMKAALFLFFWLPGSYSAPPTAVAAIFAALLTKVGIYAIFRMFTLVFYHEPHITHLIIGILGAITMIFGAIGAIAYWDLKKIIGYNVIIGVGFIIVGLASFTAVGLTGSIYYLVHDIIIKALLFLIIGTVITLTGTSNLKDISGLIRLHPSLGWMYFITALSLAGIPPLSGFLGKIFITEGSFEANLTWLGAIGLISSLMVLYSVIKIFLYGFLGETTISEEMEKGSTKGIMLPIAVLTFLTISLGLGGELLAPYVNIAVDSLLNPIQYIDAVIGGRN, from the coding sequence ATGAATAATATAGTTATTTTACCAATCATCATACCAATGATTACAGGATTATTTTTAATATTGTTTAGAAGGAATATTAAGCTACAATTTTTACTAAGTTTGATTTCTTTATCATTAACTGGTATATCGGCTGCTTATTTAGCTTATCAAGTAAAAGAAAGCGGTATTCAAACAGTACAAGTTGGGGGATGGAGTGCACCTTTTGGTATATCGATGGTTGCAGATATGTTTAGTATGATACTAGTTATTACAACAAGCGTTGTTGCGATAGCAGGAATTCTTTATGCATCTAAATCTATTGAAGAAAGTAGAAAGAGGTACTTTTTCTATCCGTTTTATTTATTTTTAATTGTTGGTGTAAATGGGTCATTTATTACAGGAGACATATTTAATCTATTTGTTTGTTTTGAAGTAATGCTGATTGCTTCCTATATATTAATTTCCCATGGTGGCACTAAAATTCAGTTACGAGAAACAGTAAAATATGTACTCGTGAATATCGTATCCTCGGCCTTATTTCTAGTTGGAATTGCTTATCTGTATGCAATTACAGGTACACTAAATATGGCACATATATCTATGAGAATTGCTGAAGTAGGTCAAGATGGATTGCTAACAACAGTTTCAATTGTATTTTTAGTTGTGTTTAGTATGAAGGCTGCATTGTTTTTATTTTTCTGGTTACCCGGTTCTTATAGTGCCCCCCCAACAGCAGTTGCTGCAATATTTGCTGCCCTATTGACCAAGGTAGGAATATATGCGATTTTTCGAATGTTTACATTAGTATTTTATCATGAACCACACATTACCCATTTAATAATTGGTATTTTAGGTGCTATAACGATGATTTTTGGTGCAATTGGTGCCATAGCTTATTGGGATCTAAAAAAAATTATCGGTTACAATGTCATAATAGGTGTTGGTTTTATTATAGTGGGGCTAGCTTCATTTACAGCAGTTGGTTTGACAGGTTCCATTTATTATCTAGTACATGACATTATAATAAAAGCGTTGCTATTCTTAATAATTGGTACGGTTATCACGCTAACAGGTACTAGTAATCTTAAGGACATAAGCGGTTTAATAAGGCTTCATCCCTCTCTTGGCTGGATGTATTTCATTACAGCGCTATCTCTTGCAGGTATTCCACCGTTAAGTGGATTTTTAGGTAAAATATTTATTACGGAAGGAAGCTTTGAGGCGAATCTAACTTGGTTAGGTGCTATCGGATTAATAAGTAGTTTAATGGTATTGTATTCCGTAATTAAAATATTTTTGTACGGATTTTTAGGCGAAACAACAATAAGTGAAGAAATGGAAAAAGGCTCTACGAAGGGTATTATGCTTCCGATCGCTGTATTAACTTTTTTAACAATATCACTTGGTTTAGGCGGAGAATTACTCGCTCCCTATGTAAATATTGCAGTTGATAGCTTATTAAACCCTATTCAATATATTGATGCGGTTATAGGCGGAAGAAATTGA
- a CDS encoding Na(+)/H(+) antiporter subunit C has protein sequence METIMAIVIGLLFTAGTYLILSKSIIRIILGTSVISHGVHLLILTMGGLKKGGPPLLGSDTTSFTDALPQALVLTAIVINFAVTALFLVIGFRTYKVLGTDDTDKLRGIEDE, from the coding sequence ATGGAAACAATTATGGCAATCGTAATAGGACTCTTATTTACGGCTGGTACTTATTTAATATTATCGAAAAGTATAATAAGGATTATTTTAGGTACTTCGGTCATTAGTCATGGAGTTCATCTCTTAATTTTAACAATGGGTGGTTTGAAAAAAGGAGGCCCACCATTATTAGGTAGCGATACAACTTCTTTTACAGATGCCTTGCCGCAGGCACTTGTGTTAACAGCTATCGTAATTAATTTTGCAGTTACTGCACTGTTTTTAGTTATTGGGTTTAGAACATATAAAGTATTGGGAACAGATGATACGGATAAATTGCGAGGTATAGAAGATGAATAA
- a CDS encoding DUF456 domain-containing protein, whose protein sequence is MELLYWILIIGLFVVAFIGLVFPIIPSVFFIVGAFLLYGFAFSFASLNIWFWLFQGVFVLLLFIADYLANIISVKKFGGSNASIWGSTIGIIIGPFVIPVAGFILGPFLGAIIAEILVKKQDIKTSIKIGVGSVVGLFSSAIVKGIVQAIMIIYFFIVVL, encoded by the coding sequence ATGGAATTATTATATTGGATATTAATAATTGGGCTGTTCGTTGTTGCGTTCATTGGCTTAGTTTTTCCTATCATACCGAGTGTTTTTTTTATTGTTGGCGCGTTCCTTCTATATGGTTTTGCATTTTCGTTTGCTTCTTTAAATATATGGTTTTGGCTTTTTCAAGGTGTATTTGTACTATTACTATTTATAGCTGATTATTTAGCAAATATTATTAGTGTAAAGAAATTTGGTGGAAGTAATGCATCCATTTGGGGGAGTACAATAGGTATTATTATTGGTCCTTTTGTCATACCAGTGGCAGGTTTTATTTTAGGTCCATTTTTAGGTGCAATTATTGCAGAAATATTAGTAAAAAAGCAAGATATAAAAACATCTATTAAAATTGGGGTAGGATCGGTAGTAGGATTATTTAGTAGTGCTATTGTTAAAGGGATAGTTCAAGCAATTATGATTATTTATTTCTTCATTGTCGTTTTATAA
- a CDS encoding tyrosine-type recombinase/integrase has product MEYVVPIKRVDQINRIKEILKKQSKRDHLLFVFGINTGLNISDLLLLKISDIWEGEQTKDFLQLYDEKHKEVKKYYLNSKIEDAVKLYLNTKNEVFLDEYIFKSKKNNLPITRQQAYRIINHAAREAGITEKIGTHTLRKTFGYHAYKKGIAISILMSIYNHQTPAETFRYLGICKSDNYPVKVDVNL; this is encoded by the coding sequence ATGGAATATGTTGTGCCAATTAAAAGGGTTGACCAAATAAATCGGATAAAAGAAATACTAAAAAAACAATCAAAACGAGATCACTTATTATTTGTGTTTGGTATAAATACTGGTCTCAATATAAGTGACTTGTTATTATTGAAAATTAGTGATATTTGGGAAGGGGAACAAACAAAAGATTTTTTACAATTATATGATGAAAAACATAAAGAAGTAAAAAAATATTACTTAAATAGCAAGATAGAAGATGCAGTTAAATTATATTTAAATACGAAGAATGAAGTTTTTCTAGATGAATATATCTTTAAATCCAAGAAAAATAATCTACCAATAACACGTCAACAAGCTTACCGAATTATTAATCATGCAGCCAGGGAAGCAGGAATTACAGAGAAAATCGGTACTCACACGTTAAGGAAAACATTTGGCTATCATGCCTATAAAAAAGGTATAGCAATTTCTATACTAATGTCGATCTATAACCATCAAACCCCAGCAGAAACTTTTAGATATCTAGGTATTTGTAAGTCAGATAATTATCCAGTTAAAGTGGATGTAAATCTATAA
- a CDS encoding superoxide dismutase yields MAYELPQLPYAYDALEPHIDKETMNIHHTKHHNTYVTNVNAALEGHADLQSKSVEELISNLDAVPENIRTAVRNNGGGHANHSLFWTLLTPGGSNAPTGELADAINSKFGSLESFKEEFTKAATTRFGSGWAWLVVNNGELEVTSTPNQDSPLMEGKTPVLGLDVWEHAYYLNYQNRRPDYISAFFNVINWDVVGELYGKAK; encoded by the coding sequence ATGGCATACGAATTACCACAATTACCTTACGCTTATGATGCATTAGAACCACATATTGACAAGGAAACAATGAACATTCACCACACAAAACACCATAACACTTACGTAACAAATGTAAATGCTGCATTAGAAGGACATGCAGATTTACAAAGTAAGTCTGTTGAAGAGTTAATTTCTAACTTAGACGCTGTTCCTGAAAACATCCGTACAGCTGTTAGAAATAACGGTGGTGGACATGCAAACCACAGTTTATTCTGGACACTTTTAACTCCAGGTGGATCTAATGCACCGACTGGTGAATTAGCAGATGCAATTAACAGTAAATTTGGTAGCTTAGAAAGCTTCAAAGAAGAATTCACAAAAGCTGCTACTACTCGTTTCGGTTCTGGCTGGGCATGGTTAGTAGTAAATAACGGTGAATTAGAAGTAACAAGCACTCCAAACCAAGACTCTCCATTAATGGAAGGTAAAACTCCTGTTTTAGGTTTAGACGTTTGGGAGCATGCTTACTACTTAAACTACCAAAACCGTCGTCCAGACTACATCTCTGCATTCTTTAACGTAATTAACTGGGATGTTGTTGGCGAATTATACGGAAAAGCAAA
- the pfkA gene encoding 6-phosphofructokinase, producing the protein MKAISVLTSGGDSPGMNAAIRAVVRKAIYHNINVYGIYQGYAGLISGNIKKLELGSVGDIIHRGGTMLYTARCEEFKTLEGQKKGIEQLKERGIEGLVVIGGDGSYKGAQKLTEHGFPCIGLPGTIDNDIAGTDYTIGFNTALHTVLDSIDKIRDTATSHERTFIIEVMGRHAGDIALWAGLAGGAETIIIPEIDTTIDDVANRIRQGQERGKKHTIIIVAEGVCSGMEFAKQLKEKTNLDTRVSVLGHIQRGGSPTAFDRVLASRLAGRAVELLIEGKAGRAVGMEKSEIVDYSFDEVFSMPHKIDESMYRLSKELSI; encoded by the coding sequence ATGAAAGCAATTTCCGTGTTAACTAGTGGTGGAGATTCTCCTGGAATGAATGCAGCAATTCGAGCTGTAGTGAGAAAAGCAATCTATCACAATATAAATGTTTATGGTATATATCAAGGATATGCTGGGCTTATATCTGGAAATATAAAAAAGCTAGAACTTGGTTCAGTGGGTGATATTATTCATCGTGGTGGAACAATGCTCTATACTGCCAGATGTGAAGAGTTTAAAACGCTAGAAGGTCAAAAAAAAGGGATTGAACAGTTAAAAGAGAGAGGGATAGAAGGTCTAGTTGTAATAGGTGGAGACGGTTCATACAAAGGTGCACAAAAATTAACAGAGCATGGTTTTCCTTGTATCGGTTTACCAGGTACAATTGACAATGACATTGCAGGTACGGACTATACAATTGGTTTTAATACTGCACTTCATACGGTGTTAGATTCTATTGATAAGATTCGGGATACTGCTACTTCTCATGAACGTACCTTTATTATTGAAGTGATGGGGCGGCATGCCGGTGACATTGCATTGTGGGCTGGCCTTGCTGGAGGAGCGGAAACTATTATTATTCCTGAAATTGATACTACTATTGATGATGTTGCTAATCGTATAAGACAAGGACAAGAACGTGGAAAAAAACATACAATCATAATAGTGGCAGAAGGCGTTTGTAGCGGAATGGAATTTGCGAAACAATTAAAAGAAAAAACTAACTTAGATACAAGAGTGTCTGTATTAGGTCATATTCAAAGAGGGGGATCTCCAACTGCATTTGACCGTGTACTTGCAAGTAGGCTTGCTGGCAGGGCTGTAGAATTATTAATAGAAGGAAAAGCAGGAAGAGCAGTAGGAATGGAAAAAAGCGAAATTGTAGATTACTCTTTTGATGAAGTTTTTTCTATGCCTCATAAAATCGATGAAAGTATGTATCGATTGTCTAAAGAACTTTCTATTTAA
- a CDS encoding Na(+)/H(+) antiporter subunit F1 encodes MLTTVLMFSLILLTASIIIALFRVVKGPSMADRVLALDFIGFVLVAIVAVLCIIVNTTAYFTVILLIGILSFVGTISFARFIERGTVIERKHDS; translated from the coding sequence ATGCTAACTACTGTACTTATGTTTAGCTTAATATTGTTGACTGCTTCCATCATTATCGCCCTTTTTAGAGTTGTAAAAGGACCATCCATGGCTGATAGAGTTTTAGCTCTTGATTTTATTGGATTTGTTTTAGTTGCTATTGTTGCCGTACTTTGTATAATCGTAAATACAACTGCTTATTTTACAGTAATTTTATTAATTGGTATTCTTTCCTTTGTTGGGACTATTTCATTTGCTAGATTTATTGAGAGGGGGACTGTCATTGAACGAAAACATGATAGTTGA
- a CDS encoding Na(+)/H(+) antiporter subunit B gives MKRNDLFLGAIVKAVVVIIFTFSIHLFFAGHHNPGGGFIGGLSLAAGIVLLFITFDIETIQKNIPIDYKKMTAIGVIIAVLTGLGSLVFNYPFLSHTYDYFDLFLFGETELATAVIFDIGVALAVIGTAVTIILSISEAD, from the coding sequence ATGAAACGAAATGATCTTTTTTTAGGAGCAATTGTTAAAGCAGTTGTTGTAATTATTTTTACATTCTCTATCCACCTTTTCTTTGCAGGACATCATAATCCTGGGGGAGGCTTTATCGGAGGACTTTCTTTAGCTGCGGGAATTGTCTTATTGTTTATCACTTTTGATATAGAGACGATCCAAAAAAACATACCAATTGACTATAAAAAGATGACAGCAATTGGAGTCATTATTGCTGTATTAACGGGTCTAGGTTCTCTAGTTTTTAATTATCCTTTTTTAAGCCACACTTATGATTATTTTGATTTATTTTTATTTGGTGAAACTGAATTAGCTACTGCAGTTATTTTTGATATTGGAGTTGCCTTAGCTGTAATAGGTACTGCAGTCACGATTATTTTGTCGATAAGTGAGGCTGATTAG